One genomic window of Haloferax mediterranei ATCC 33500 includes the following:
- the trkA gene encoding Trk system potassium transporter TrkA: protein MRVIIIGAGQVGSSIAADLDDTHEVVIIDCDPERVDELNYSLDVLALHGDGTSVETLEEAGVERADMVIASTDNDETNIVTCATAKAISEAFTIARVKNTEYLRTWQRSEKAFGIDFMVCTNLLAAESIVRVVGLPAARDVDSFAGGKVQMAEFEVDAESPVANQTVSEADRFDSLTFAAILRDGEVTIPRGDTVIGPGDRIVVIGSPQSVQGFASSVSPDEPPGTAEEVVIVGGSEIGYHVARLLEERGFKPRLIEQDADRARELAEELPGTIVMESDATDIDFLEREYIGDADLLVSALDSDEKNLLVSLLAARLGVERTVAVIDTTPYVDLFEAVGVDVGVSPREVVAEEITRFTRDGGAENVALIESDKAEVLEIEVDADSVLAGKPIQESIASLPEGVVIGAITRRREFITPRGDTVIKPGDHVVVFVDSCAIDDVSPKL from the coding sequence GTGCGCGTGATTATCATCGGCGCCGGGCAGGTCGGGTCGTCCATCGCGGCCGACCTGGACGACACCCACGAAGTCGTCATTATCGACTGCGACCCAGAGCGAGTGGACGAACTGAACTACTCGCTCGACGTGTTGGCACTCCACGGCGACGGCACCTCCGTCGAGACGCTCGAAGAGGCAGGCGTCGAGCGTGCGGACATGGTCATCGCTTCGACCGACAACGACGAGACGAATATCGTCACGTGCGCGACGGCCAAGGCCATCTCTGAGGCGTTCACCATCGCCCGCGTGAAGAACACGGAGTACCTTCGAACGTGGCAGCGCTCCGAGAAAGCCTTCGGCATCGACTTCATGGTCTGTACGAACCTGCTCGCCGCGGAGTCTATCGTCCGCGTCGTCGGGCTTCCTGCCGCGCGGGACGTTGACTCCTTCGCGGGCGGGAAGGTCCAGATGGCCGAGTTCGAAGTCGACGCGGAAAGTCCCGTTGCGAACCAGACCGTAAGCGAAGCGGACCGATTCGACTCGCTCACGTTCGCGGCCATCCTCCGCGACGGCGAGGTGACGATTCCTCGCGGTGATACGGTTATCGGACCGGGAGACCGGATTGTCGTTATCGGCAGTCCCCAGAGCGTTCAGGGATTTGCGAGTTCGGTCTCGCCCGACGAACCGCCGGGAACCGCTGAAGAGGTGGTCATCGTCGGCGGGAGCGAAATCGGCTACCACGTCGCCCGACTGCTCGAAGAACGCGGCTTCAAACCGCGACTCATCGAGCAAGACGCCGACCGCGCCCGTGAACTCGCAGAGGAGTTGCCCGGAACAATCGTCATGGAGAGCGACGCGACCGATATCGACTTCCTCGAACGCGAGTACATCGGCGACGCCGACCTGCTCGTCTCTGCACTCGACTCCGACGAGAAGAACCTGCTCGTCTCGTTGCTCGCGGCGCGCCTCGGCGTCGAACGAACCGTCGCCGTCATCGACACGACGCCGTACGTCGACCTCTTCGAGGCCGTCGGCGTCGACGTTGGCGTGAGTCCGCGCGAGGTCGTCGCCGAAGAAATCACGCGATTCACTCGTGATGGCGGCGCGGAGAACGTCGCGCTCATCGAGTCGGACAAGGCCGAAGTCCTCGAAATCGAAGTCGACGCCGACAGCGTCCTCGCCGGCAAACCCATTCAGGAGTCGATTGCATCTCTCCCCGAAGGCGTCGTCATCGGTGCCATCACGCGACGGCGCGAGTTCATCACGCCGCGAGGTGACACCGTCATCAAACCGGGGGACCACGTGGTCGTCTTCGTCGATAGCTGCGCCATCGACGACGTGTCTCCCAAACTGTAG
- a CDS encoding SRPBCC family protein has product MDEIAVSTVVYLPPEEVYEFLVDFPRYANYSKHLQDVQQFGDGSPGTKYALNFAWWKLTYTAESKVTDVTPPTRIDWTITKDIHAVGRWRVEALDDLPDDAPSDADTACNVFFEVEYDTQTVSAGDIDLPRFVSLGWVVDKVKPVLQKEAERIVERIVADIEGRPRKVDLTIHTKPTS; this is encoded by the coding sequence GTGGACGAGATAGCCGTCAGCACCGTCGTCTACCTACCACCCGAGGAGGTCTACGAGTTCCTCGTGGACTTCCCGCGGTACGCCAACTACTCGAAACATCTCCAGGATGTACAGCAGTTCGGCGACGGGTCGCCGGGAACGAAATACGCCCTCAACTTCGCTTGGTGGAAGCTCACCTACACCGCGGAATCGAAGGTAACAGACGTGACGCCACCGACGCGCATCGACTGGACAATCACCAAGGACATCCACGCAGTGGGTCGCTGGCGCGTCGAAGCACTCGATGACCTACCGGACGACGCGCCCTCGGATGCCGACACTGCCTGCAACGTCTTTTTCGAAGTCGAATACGACACACAAACCGTTTCGGCCGGTGATATCGACCTTCCACGCTTCGTCTCTCTCGGCTGGGTCGTCGACAAGGTAAAACCCGTCCTCCAGAAGGAAGCAGAGCGTATCGTCGAGCGCATCGTCGCCGACATCGAAGGGCGGCCCCGGAAGGTCGACCTCACGATACACACGAAGCCCACGTCGTGA
- a CDS encoding DUF7551 domain-containing protein: MVGGTLRDIRAEIRSLSCPSGDYVVVCGRTGVEPGAVLGQQFPDRHAAGEAAELVSEYRSVLRRYDPGVPYYDPLVHELSERPMQPLATEPEDNHTRYRAFCHDVSGSLFEALAETGHRVVETAVMETYLTLAEVVEDHDDFCLTLLWSMMSELDVRLSPSEQNTIVETAAELFSPTTTPNPVGSTLRTLEAVAFIDGYSLRPICDPESGCSDGHTPKNAIRTWELTFGDYALAERTGRIPTLPIAVDLLRRTPERAVRFIDGEALSDGRWRVRLQTIPDGESRGLVSVEAVENRWLNDS, encoded by the coding sequence ATGGTTGGGGGGACGCTGCGGGACATTAGAGCTGAGATTCGGTCTCTCTCGTGTCCCAGTGGCGATTACGTAGTGGTGTGTGGCCGGACAGGGGTCGAACCCGGGGCGGTGCTTGGACAACAGTTTCCTGACCGGCACGCCGCCGGTGAGGCCGCGGAACTCGTGAGCGAGTACCGGTCTGTACTCCGGCGATACGACCCGGGCGTACCGTACTACGACCCGCTGGTCCACGAGTTATCGGAGCGACCGATGCAACCGCTCGCAACCGAGCCCGAAGATAACCACACGCGGTATCGCGCCTTCTGTCACGACGTTTCCGGGTCGCTGTTCGAAGCACTGGCGGAGACGGGCCACCGAGTAGTCGAAACGGCAGTCATGGAGACGTATCTCACGCTGGCCGAAGTCGTCGAGGACCACGACGACTTCTGTCTCACTCTGCTGTGGAGCATGATGAGCGAACTCGATGTTCGTCTGTCGCCGTCGGAACAGAACACTATCGTGGAGACGGCTGCGGAACTGTTCTCTCCGACAACGACACCGAATCCCGTAGGCTCGACGCTCCGAACGCTCGAAGCGGTCGCGTTCATCGACGGGTACTCGCTGCGCCCGATTTGTGACCCCGAGTCCGGGTGTTCCGATGGACACACACCCAAAAATGCCATTCGGACGTGGGAACTCACGTTCGGAGACTACGCGCTCGCGGAGCGAACCGGTCGCATTCCGACGCTCCCCATCGCGGTCGACCTCCTTCGACGCACGCCCGAGCGGGCCGTTCGGTTCATCGACGGCGAGGCGCTGTCGGATGGCCGGTGGCGTGTTCGACTCCAGACTATCCCCGACGGCGAATCGAGGGGACTCGTCAGCGTCGAAGCAGTCGAAAACCGGTGGCTCAACGATTCATAA